The following proteins are encoded in a genomic region of Sparus aurata chromosome 23, fSpaAur1.1, whole genome shotgun sequence:
- the LOC115576319 gene encoding zinc finger CCCH domain-containing protein 7B-like isoform X2, whose amino-acid sequence MDPDRQKRKKEISKSLKFIQSSLAYPEPEGYQDFLTQLVCNLLDEGNALFREGEWEQAVREFTEGLNVSSYATAEDLPIPEVLLESLCVNRAAAHHSMGEYDQGVKDCDSALEVCKESRRALYRKALCLKELGKYREAYNCTTDCLLITRLDKQVNELAQELAVHLGLKNRKPYVSTKEHTLITGDVANGNMTAEAIEVPGAHLGNGVNPLSGLAPVSFPNIPQSSIPSTTPVSSTVPNIVDTLEDSELMGDDLDSLLDCLPNEQDPNEAHSQAAFTVPSRTPTSTHTVPSVLPPPTPQLPPAFFSSAVNQLNSLDSFSGGGLSTTTLTLDTLDDLDGIGGGAGAPNVGPPSLALDTLDGLDSLDDFSDTTPSAAAAALNESTAELEAGEKSLDDLLDELSPLETVPDPGGRSCDVPKLCVKAVDQLDSLDALDSFPSVDGVVAALPVVSIGGAGLDSLSDFGSTGVKGSQGATAPVIRSPKNNYKEKNNPAQVAVSNPLASTHEFLQACSTCFPRKGQGIYTFVHKPDLVHSCDRDILLCRRKADPPMEWTRVRTIPEMTSFKGPFVLCRELLKSGDLGLCKFREKCTFAFNQLEIDVWTEERKRTLDRNLLFETAAVRLDPVNRIIRLLQEHKGTFMFLCQECYDSKPRIISKRLKDNNTICSNLDARHNFDANKCLAFVVRSCSVNYNKVRPLSVLCHLDLCRKAIRYGCQREDSCLFAHSVIELKTWKVQQDTGVSPDEIVKVSTNYHDKHEQNSSKQKGNRLSSGGGGSKPGGGVGKSLGMKMKFACAQCWRDRLISEPDKALKYCNAKARHMWTKDRWLLLVKSSERSKWVQVRPLPHAKNFPLYYDICTQILKKGKCNYSGVCTFAHSQEERDMWMYMKNNDLRDMQQIYDMWLTDFTKAQNRQPDGAMLNQPVPEEKSIIMPTDYAEQMSGFHCRLCGRHSNSERQWQQHISSEKHKDRVFSCEGEDKALTWTYRFPGACFELCPKLEGGCPDGVSCDYAHSREELHEWTERRDFLRQKLAKAREDMLIMPDEVDFGMYNFLLQD is encoded by the exons ATGGACCCTGACAGACAGAAACGCAAGAAGGAGATAAGCAAGTCTCTGAAATTTATACA GTCTTCTCTGGCTTATCCAGAGCCTGAGGGCTACCAG GACTTCCTGACCCAGTTGGTATGCAACCTCCTCGATGAGGGCAACGCCCTCTTCAGAGAAGGAGAGTGGGAGCAGGCGGTGAGAGAATTCACTGAAGGCTTGAATGTCTCGAGCTACGCTACAGCAGAGGATCTCCCCATCCCCGAGGTTTTGCTGGAGAGCCTGTGTGTCAACCGGGCTGCTGCCCACCACAGCATG GGGGAATATGATCAAGGTGTGAAGGACTGCGACAGTGCTCTGGAAGTGTGTAAGGAAAGCCGCAGGGCCCTGTACAGGAAGGCGCTGTGTTTGAAGGAGCTCGGGAAATACAGGGAGGCCTACAACTGCACCACAGACTGTCTGCTCATCACTCGTCTG GACAAACAGGTGAATGAGCTCGCACAGGAGCTGGCTGTCCATCTGGGACTAAAAAATCGAAAACCTTATGTCAGCACAAAG GAGCACACACTTATCACTGGAGATGTTGCCAACGGAAACATGACTGCTGAAGCCATCGAG GTGCCTGGTGCTCATTTAGGAAATGGTGTGAATCCTCTGAGTGGCCTTGCGCCAG TCAGCTTTCCCAACATTCCTCAATCCTCCATTCCTTCTACAACTCCTGTCTCCTCCACAGTTCCTAACATAGTGGACACTTTGGAGGACTCCGAGCTGATGGGGGATGACTTGGACAGCCTGCTTGACTGCTTACCTAATGAGCAGGACCCAAATGAG GCCCACAGCCAGGCGGCATTCACAGTCCCCAGCAGGACAcccacctccacacacacagtcccttCTGTCCTGCCGCCCCCAACGCCCCAGCTGCCCCCTGCCTTCTTCAGCTCGGCCGTCAACCAACTCAACTCCCTGGACTCGTTTTCAGGTGGCGGGCTCAGCACCACCACTTTAACACTGGATACTTTAGACGACCTCGATGGAATTGGAGGTGGCGCAGGCGCTCCAAATGTAGGACCGCCCTCCTTGGCGCTGGATACTCTGGATGGCCTTGATTCCCTTGATGACTTCTCGGATACGACTccgagtgctgctgctgctgccctgaaTGAATCCACAGCAGAATTGGAGGCAGGGGAAAAGTCCCTTGATGATCTGCTTGATGAACTCAGTCCCCTGGAGACTGTCCCTGATCCTGGGGGTCGGAGTTGTGATGTCCCTAAACTCTGTGTGAAAGCTGTAGACCAGCTCGACTCCCTTGATGCCTTGGACTCTTTCCCCTCAGTTGATGGTGTTGTGGCAGCTTTGCCAGTAGTCTCCATTGGGGGAGCAGGCCTGGACTCGCTCTCCGATTTCGGCTCAACTG gtgtcaAAGGCTCTCAAGGTGCTACAGCTCCCGTGATTCGATCTCCAAAGAATAACTACAAA GAGAAGAACAATCCAGCGCAGGTAGCAGTCTCCAATCCCCTGGCCTCCACCCATGAGTTCCTGCAGGCCTGCTCTACGTGTTTCCCCAGGAAAG GTCAAGGGATATATACTTTTGTTCATAAGCCGGACCTGGTCCACAGCTGTGATAGAGACATTCTGTTATGTAGACGAAAGGCAGATCCTCCTATGGAGTGGACCAGAGTGCGGACCATTCCTGAAATGACTTCCTTCAAAGGGCCGTTTGTACTTTGCAGGG AGCTGCTGAAGTCCGGGGATCTGGGTCTGTGTAAGTTCAGAGAGAAGTGCACGTTTGCCTTCAACCAGCTGGAGATCGATGTTTGGacggaagagaggaagaggacgcTGGACAGAAACCTGCTGTTTGAAACGGCAGCTGTCAGACTGGACCCTGTAAACCGCATCATACGCCTTCTACAGGAACACAAGGGTACCTTCATGTTCCTGTGTCAG GAATGCTATGACAGTAAACCTAGAATCATCAGTAAGCGCCTCAAAGACAACAACACCATCTGCTCTAACTTGGATGCTCGCCACAACTTCGATGCCAATAA GTGCCTAGCGTTTGTGGTGAggagctgcagtgtgaactACAATAAGGTTCGTCCACTGAGCGTCCTGTGCCACTTGGATTTGTGCCGCAAAGCCATCCGGTATGGCTGCCAGAGAGAGGACAGTTGCCTCTTTGCCCACTCCGTCATAGAGCTCAAAACCTGGAAGGTGCAGCAAGACACAG gtgtcAGCCCTGATGAAATTGTGAAAGTATCCACAAATTATCACGACAAGCATGAGCAAAACTCAAGCAAACAGAAAGGAAATAGA ttGTCTTCTGGAGGTGGCGGGAGCAAACCGGGAGGAGGGGTTGGGAAGAGTCTGGGCATGAAGATGAAGTTTGCCTGTGCGCAGTGCTGGCGGGACCGCCTGATCAGCGAACCAGACAAAGCCCTCAAGTACTGCAATGCCAAGGCCAGGCACAT GTGGACTAAAGACAGATGGTTGCTGCTGGTCAAGTCGTCGGAGCGAAGTAAATGGGTTCAGGTCCGGCCGCTCCCACATGCCAAGAACTTCCCTCTGTATTACGAT ATATGTACCCAGATTTTGAAGAAAGGGAAATGTAACTACTCAGGGGTATGCACCTTTGCTCACAGCCAAGAGGAGAGGGACATGTGGATGTACATGAAGAATAATGACT TGCGGGACATGCAGCAGATATATGATATGTGGCTGACTGATTTCACGAAGGCCCAAAACCGCCAGCCAGATGGAGCCATGCTCAACCAACCCGTCCCGGAGGAGAAATCCATCATCATGCCAACTGACTATGCCGAGCAAATG AGTGGCTTCCACTGCCGTCTGTGTGGTAGGCACAGTAACAGTGAGcggcagtggcagcagcacatCTCCAGTGAGAAGCACAAGGACCGAGTGTTCAGCTGCGAGGGAGAAGATAAAGCTCTGACGTGGACCTACCGTTTCCCTGGCGCATGCTTTGAACTCTGCCCTAA GTTAGAAGGTGGCTGTCCTGATGGTGTGAGCTGCGACTACGCCCACAGTCGAGAGGAGCTGCACGAGTGGACTGAGAGACGTGATTTCCTGCGACAGAAGCTGGCCAAAGCCAGGGAAGACATGCTCATCATGCCCGATGAGGTTGATTTTGGGATGTACAACTTCctgctgcaggactga
- the LOC115576319 gene encoding zinc finger CCCH domain-containing protein 7B-like isoform X1, with amino-acid sequence MDPDRQKRKKEISKSLKFIQSSLAYPEPEGYQDFLTQLVCNLLDEGNALFREGEWEQAVREFTEGLNVSSYATAEDLPIPEVLLESLCVNRAAAHHSMGEYDQGVKDCDSALEVCKESRRALYRKALCLKELGKYREAYNCTTDCLLITRLDKQVNELAQELAVHLGLKNRKPYVSTKEHTLITGDVANGNMTAEAIEVPGAHLGNGVNPLSGLAPVSFPNIPQSSIPSTTPVSSTVPNIVDTLEDSELMGDDLDSLLDCLPNEQDPNEAHSQAAFTVPSRTPTSTHTVPSVLPPPTPQLPPAFFSSAVNQLNSLDSFSGGGLSTTTLTLDTLDDLDGIGGGAGAPNVGPPSLALDTLDGLDSLDDFSDTTPSAAAAALNESTAELEAGEKSLDDLLDELSPLETVPDPGGRSCDVPKLCVKAVDQLDSLDALDSFPSVDGVVAALPVVSIGGAGLDSLSDFGSTGVKGSQGATAPVIRSPKNNYKEKNNPAQVAVSNPLASTHEFLQACSTCFPRKGQGIYTFVHKPDLVHSCDRDILLCRRKADPPMEWTRVRTIPEMTSFKGPFVLCRELLKSGDLGLCKFREKCTFAFNQLEIDVWTEERKRTLDRNLLFETAAVRLDPVNRIIRLLQEHKGTFMFLCQECYDSKPRIISKRLKDNNTICSNLDARHNFDANKCLAFVVRSCSVNYNKVRPLSVLCHLDLCRKAIRYGCQREDSCLFAHSVIELKTWKVQQDTGVSPDEIVKVSTNYHDKHEQNSSKQKGNRLSSGGGGSKPGGGVGKSLGMKMKFACAQCWRDRLISEPDKALKYCNAKARHMWTKDRWLLLVKSSERSKWVQVRPLPHAKNFPLYYDICTQILKKGKCNYSGVCTFAHSQEERDMWMYMKNNDLRDMQQIYDMWLTDFTKAQNRQPDGAMLNQPVPEEKSIIMPTDYAEQMSGFHCRLCGRHSNSERQWQQHISSEKHKDRVFSCEGEDKALTWTYRFPGACFELCPNRLEGGCPDGVSCDYAHSREELHEWTERRDFLRQKLAKAREDMLIMPDEVDFGMYNFLLQD; translated from the exons ATGGACCCTGACAGACAGAAACGCAAGAAGGAGATAAGCAAGTCTCTGAAATTTATACA GTCTTCTCTGGCTTATCCAGAGCCTGAGGGCTACCAG GACTTCCTGACCCAGTTGGTATGCAACCTCCTCGATGAGGGCAACGCCCTCTTCAGAGAAGGAGAGTGGGAGCAGGCGGTGAGAGAATTCACTGAAGGCTTGAATGTCTCGAGCTACGCTACAGCAGAGGATCTCCCCATCCCCGAGGTTTTGCTGGAGAGCCTGTGTGTCAACCGGGCTGCTGCCCACCACAGCATG GGGGAATATGATCAAGGTGTGAAGGACTGCGACAGTGCTCTGGAAGTGTGTAAGGAAAGCCGCAGGGCCCTGTACAGGAAGGCGCTGTGTTTGAAGGAGCTCGGGAAATACAGGGAGGCCTACAACTGCACCACAGACTGTCTGCTCATCACTCGTCTG GACAAACAGGTGAATGAGCTCGCACAGGAGCTGGCTGTCCATCTGGGACTAAAAAATCGAAAACCTTATGTCAGCACAAAG GAGCACACACTTATCACTGGAGATGTTGCCAACGGAAACATGACTGCTGAAGCCATCGAG GTGCCTGGTGCTCATTTAGGAAATGGTGTGAATCCTCTGAGTGGCCTTGCGCCAG TCAGCTTTCCCAACATTCCTCAATCCTCCATTCCTTCTACAACTCCTGTCTCCTCCACAGTTCCTAACATAGTGGACACTTTGGAGGACTCCGAGCTGATGGGGGATGACTTGGACAGCCTGCTTGACTGCTTACCTAATGAGCAGGACCCAAATGAG GCCCACAGCCAGGCGGCATTCACAGTCCCCAGCAGGACAcccacctccacacacacagtcccttCTGTCCTGCCGCCCCCAACGCCCCAGCTGCCCCCTGCCTTCTTCAGCTCGGCCGTCAACCAACTCAACTCCCTGGACTCGTTTTCAGGTGGCGGGCTCAGCACCACCACTTTAACACTGGATACTTTAGACGACCTCGATGGAATTGGAGGTGGCGCAGGCGCTCCAAATGTAGGACCGCCCTCCTTGGCGCTGGATACTCTGGATGGCCTTGATTCCCTTGATGACTTCTCGGATACGACTccgagtgctgctgctgctgccctgaaTGAATCCACAGCAGAATTGGAGGCAGGGGAAAAGTCCCTTGATGATCTGCTTGATGAACTCAGTCCCCTGGAGACTGTCCCTGATCCTGGGGGTCGGAGTTGTGATGTCCCTAAACTCTGTGTGAAAGCTGTAGACCAGCTCGACTCCCTTGATGCCTTGGACTCTTTCCCCTCAGTTGATGGTGTTGTGGCAGCTTTGCCAGTAGTCTCCATTGGGGGAGCAGGCCTGGACTCGCTCTCCGATTTCGGCTCAACTG gtgtcaAAGGCTCTCAAGGTGCTACAGCTCCCGTGATTCGATCTCCAAAGAATAACTACAAA GAGAAGAACAATCCAGCGCAGGTAGCAGTCTCCAATCCCCTGGCCTCCACCCATGAGTTCCTGCAGGCCTGCTCTACGTGTTTCCCCAGGAAAG GTCAAGGGATATATACTTTTGTTCATAAGCCGGACCTGGTCCACAGCTGTGATAGAGACATTCTGTTATGTAGACGAAAGGCAGATCCTCCTATGGAGTGGACCAGAGTGCGGACCATTCCTGAAATGACTTCCTTCAAAGGGCCGTTTGTACTTTGCAGGG AGCTGCTGAAGTCCGGGGATCTGGGTCTGTGTAAGTTCAGAGAGAAGTGCACGTTTGCCTTCAACCAGCTGGAGATCGATGTTTGGacggaagagaggaagaggacgcTGGACAGAAACCTGCTGTTTGAAACGGCAGCTGTCAGACTGGACCCTGTAAACCGCATCATACGCCTTCTACAGGAACACAAGGGTACCTTCATGTTCCTGTGTCAG GAATGCTATGACAGTAAACCTAGAATCATCAGTAAGCGCCTCAAAGACAACAACACCATCTGCTCTAACTTGGATGCTCGCCACAACTTCGATGCCAATAA GTGCCTAGCGTTTGTGGTGAggagctgcagtgtgaactACAATAAGGTTCGTCCACTGAGCGTCCTGTGCCACTTGGATTTGTGCCGCAAAGCCATCCGGTATGGCTGCCAGAGAGAGGACAGTTGCCTCTTTGCCCACTCCGTCATAGAGCTCAAAACCTGGAAGGTGCAGCAAGACACAG gtgtcAGCCCTGATGAAATTGTGAAAGTATCCACAAATTATCACGACAAGCATGAGCAAAACTCAAGCAAACAGAAAGGAAATAGA ttGTCTTCTGGAGGTGGCGGGAGCAAACCGGGAGGAGGGGTTGGGAAGAGTCTGGGCATGAAGATGAAGTTTGCCTGTGCGCAGTGCTGGCGGGACCGCCTGATCAGCGAACCAGACAAAGCCCTCAAGTACTGCAATGCCAAGGCCAGGCACAT GTGGACTAAAGACAGATGGTTGCTGCTGGTCAAGTCGTCGGAGCGAAGTAAATGGGTTCAGGTCCGGCCGCTCCCACATGCCAAGAACTTCCCTCTGTATTACGAT ATATGTACCCAGATTTTGAAGAAAGGGAAATGTAACTACTCAGGGGTATGCACCTTTGCTCACAGCCAAGAGGAGAGGGACATGTGGATGTACATGAAGAATAATGACT TGCGGGACATGCAGCAGATATATGATATGTGGCTGACTGATTTCACGAAGGCCCAAAACCGCCAGCCAGATGGAGCCATGCTCAACCAACCCGTCCCGGAGGAGAAATCCATCATCATGCCAACTGACTATGCCGAGCAAATG AGTGGCTTCCACTGCCGTCTGTGTGGTAGGCACAGTAACAGTGAGcggcagtggcagcagcacatCTCCAGTGAGAAGCACAAGGACCGAGTGTTCAGCTGCGAGGGAGAAGATAAAGCTCTGACGTGGACCTACCGTTTCCCTGGCGCATGCTTTGAACTCTGCCCTAA CAGGTTAGAAGGTGGCTGTCCTGATGGTGTGAGCTGCGACTACGCCCACAGTCGAGAGGAGCTGCACGAGTGGACTGAGAGACGTGATTTCCTGCGACAGAAGCTGGCCAAAGCCAGGGAAGACATGCTCATCATGCCCGATGAGGTTGATTTTGGGATGTACAACTTCctgctgcaggactga
- the LOC115576319 gene encoding zinc finger CCCH domain-containing protein 7B-like isoform X3 — MDPDRQKRKKEISKSLKFIQSSLAYPEPEGYQDFLTQLVCNLLDEGNALFREGEWEQAVREFTEGLNVSSYATAEDLPIPEVLLESLCVNRAAAHHSMGEYDQGVKDCDSALEVCKESRRALYRKALCLKELGKYREAYNCTTDCLLITRLDKQVNELAQELAVHLGLKNRKPYVSTKEHTLITGDVANGNMTAEAIEVPGAHLGNGVNPLSGLAPVPNIVDTLEDSELMGDDLDSLLDCLPNEQDPNEAHSQAAFTVPSRTPTSTHTVPSVLPPPTPQLPPAFFSSAVNQLNSLDSFSGGGLSTTTLTLDTLDDLDGIGGGAGAPNVGPPSLALDTLDGLDSLDDFSDTTPSAAAAALNESTAELEAGEKSLDDLLDELSPLETVPDPGGRSCDVPKLCVKAVDQLDSLDALDSFPSVDGVVAALPVVSIGGAGLDSLSDFGSTGVKGSQGATAPVIRSPKNNYKEKNNPAQVAVSNPLASTHEFLQACSTCFPRKGQGIYTFVHKPDLVHSCDRDILLCRRKADPPMEWTRVRTIPEMTSFKGPFVLCRELLKSGDLGLCKFREKCTFAFNQLEIDVWTEERKRTLDRNLLFETAAVRLDPVNRIIRLLQEHKGTFMFLCQECYDSKPRIISKRLKDNNTICSNLDARHNFDANKCLAFVVRSCSVNYNKVRPLSVLCHLDLCRKAIRYGCQREDSCLFAHSVIELKTWKVQQDTGVSPDEIVKVSTNYHDKHEQNSSKQKGNRLSSGGGGSKPGGGVGKSLGMKMKFACAQCWRDRLISEPDKALKYCNAKARHMWTKDRWLLLVKSSERSKWVQVRPLPHAKNFPLYYDICTQILKKGKCNYSGVCTFAHSQEERDMWMYMKNNDLRDMQQIYDMWLTDFTKAQNRQPDGAMLNQPVPEEKSIIMPTDYAEQMSGFHCRLCGRHSNSERQWQQHISSEKHKDRVFSCEGEDKALTWTYRFPGACFELCPNRLEGGCPDGVSCDYAHSREELHEWTERRDFLRQKLAKAREDMLIMPDEVDFGMYNFLLQD, encoded by the exons ATGGACCCTGACAGACAGAAACGCAAGAAGGAGATAAGCAAGTCTCTGAAATTTATACA GTCTTCTCTGGCTTATCCAGAGCCTGAGGGCTACCAG GACTTCCTGACCCAGTTGGTATGCAACCTCCTCGATGAGGGCAACGCCCTCTTCAGAGAAGGAGAGTGGGAGCAGGCGGTGAGAGAATTCACTGAAGGCTTGAATGTCTCGAGCTACGCTACAGCAGAGGATCTCCCCATCCCCGAGGTTTTGCTGGAGAGCCTGTGTGTCAACCGGGCTGCTGCCCACCACAGCATG GGGGAATATGATCAAGGTGTGAAGGACTGCGACAGTGCTCTGGAAGTGTGTAAGGAAAGCCGCAGGGCCCTGTACAGGAAGGCGCTGTGTTTGAAGGAGCTCGGGAAATACAGGGAGGCCTACAACTGCACCACAGACTGTCTGCTCATCACTCGTCTG GACAAACAGGTGAATGAGCTCGCACAGGAGCTGGCTGTCCATCTGGGACTAAAAAATCGAAAACCTTATGTCAGCACAAAG GAGCACACACTTATCACTGGAGATGTTGCCAACGGAAACATGACTGCTGAAGCCATCGAG GTGCCTGGTGCTCATTTAGGAAATGGTGTGAATCCTCTGAGTGGCCTTGCGCCAG TTCCTAACATAGTGGACACTTTGGAGGACTCCGAGCTGATGGGGGATGACTTGGACAGCCTGCTTGACTGCTTACCTAATGAGCAGGACCCAAATGAG GCCCACAGCCAGGCGGCATTCACAGTCCCCAGCAGGACAcccacctccacacacacagtcccttCTGTCCTGCCGCCCCCAACGCCCCAGCTGCCCCCTGCCTTCTTCAGCTCGGCCGTCAACCAACTCAACTCCCTGGACTCGTTTTCAGGTGGCGGGCTCAGCACCACCACTTTAACACTGGATACTTTAGACGACCTCGATGGAATTGGAGGTGGCGCAGGCGCTCCAAATGTAGGACCGCCCTCCTTGGCGCTGGATACTCTGGATGGCCTTGATTCCCTTGATGACTTCTCGGATACGACTccgagtgctgctgctgctgccctgaaTGAATCCACAGCAGAATTGGAGGCAGGGGAAAAGTCCCTTGATGATCTGCTTGATGAACTCAGTCCCCTGGAGACTGTCCCTGATCCTGGGGGTCGGAGTTGTGATGTCCCTAAACTCTGTGTGAAAGCTGTAGACCAGCTCGACTCCCTTGATGCCTTGGACTCTTTCCCCTCAGTTGATGGTGTTGTGGCAGCTTTGCCAGTAGTCTCCATTGGGGGAGCAGGCCTGGACTCGCTCTCCGATTTCGGCTCAACTG gtgtcaAAGGCTCTCAAGGTGCTACAGCTCCCGTGATTCGATCTCCAAAGAATAACTACAAA GAGAAGAACAATCCAGCGCAGGTAGCAGTCTCCAATCCCCTGGCCTCCACCCATGAGTTCCTGCAGGCCTGCTCTACGTGTTTCCCCAGGAAAG GTCAAGGGATATATACTTTTGTTCATAAGCCGGACCTGGTCCACAGCTGTGATAGAGACATTCTGTTATGTAGACGAAAGGCAGATCCTCCTATGGAGTGGACCAGAGTGCGGACCATTCCTGAAATGACTTCCTTCAAAGGGCCGTTTGTACTTTGCAGGG AGCTGCTGAAGTCCGGGGATCTGGGTCTGTGTAAGTTCAGAGAGAAGTGCACGTTTGCCTTCAACCAGCTGGAGATCGATGTTTGGacggaagagaggaagaggacgcTGGACAGAAACCTGCTGTTTGAAACGGCAGCTGTCAGACTGGACCCTGTAAACCGCATCATACGCCTTCTACAGGAACACAAGGGTACCTTCATGTTCCTGTGTCAG GAATGCTATGACAGTAAACCTAGAATCATCAGTAAGCGCCTCAAAGACAACAACACCATCTGCTCTAACTTGGATGCTCGCCACAACTTCGATGCCAATAA GTGCCTAGCGTTTGTGGTGAggagctgcagtgtgaactACAATAAGGTTCGTCCACTGAGCGTCCTGTGCCACTTGGATTTGTGCCGCAAAGCCATCCGGTATGGCTGCCAGAGAGAGGACAGTTGCCTCTTTGCCCACTCCGTCATAGAGCTCAAAACCTGGAAGGTGCAGCAAGACACAG gtgtcAGCCCTGATGAAATTGTGAAAGTATCCACAAATTATCACGACAAGCATGAGCAAAACTCAAGCAAACAGAAAGGAAATAGA ttGTCTTCTGGAGGTGGCGGGAGCAAACCGGGAGGAGGGGTTGGGAAGAGTCTGGGCATGAAGATGAAGTTTGCCTGTGCGCAGTGCTGGCGGGACCGCCTGATCAGCGAACCAGACAAAGCCCTCAAGTACTGCAATGCCAAGGCCAGGCACAT GTGGACTAAAGACAGATGGTTGCTGCTGGTCAAGTCGTCGGAGCGAAGTAAATGGGTTCAGGTCCGGCCGCTCCCACATGCCAAGAACTTCCCTCTGTATTACGAT ATATGTACCCAGATTTTGAAGAAAGGGAAATGTAACTACTCAGGGGTATGCACCTTTGCTCACAGCCAAGAGGAGAGGGACATGTGGATGTACATGAAGAATAATGACT TGCGGGACATGCAGCAGATATATGATATGTGGCTGACTGATTTCACGAAGGCCCAAAACCGCCAGCCAGATGGAGCCATGCTCAACCAACCCGTCCCGGAGGAGAAATCCATCATCATGCCAACTGACTATGCCGAGCAAATG AGTGGCTTCCACTGCCGTCTGTGTGGTAGGCACAGTAACAGTGAGcggcagtggcagcagcacatCTCCAGTGAGAAGCACAAGGACCGAGTGTTCAGCTGCGAGGGAGAAGATAAAGCTCTGACGTGGACCTACCGTTTCCCTGGCGCATGCTTTGAACTCTGCCCTAA CAGGTTAGAAGGTGGCTGTCCTGATGGTGTGAGCTGCGACTACGCCCACAGTCGAGAGGAGCTGCACGAGTGGACTGAGAGACGTGATTTCCTGCGACAGAAGCTGGCCAAAGCCAGGGAAGACATGCTCATCATGCCCGATGAGGTTGATTTTGGGATGTACAACTTCctgctgcaggactga